The genomic window TGGGTAATTTGGAAAAAGCGTATGTGGCCTACAACCAGGTTCTGGATGCCTTTCCCATCTTTTTTATGGCCCGATATAACATCGGTCTTGTTTTATTTGACCAGGGTGATTACCCAAAAGCTATAGAATCCTTTGAAAAGACATTAAAAATGAATCCGCAATTTAACGCGGCTCTATATCAAATAGGAAAAAGTTTTTTGAAATTGGGTGAGGATGAAAAGGCCAAGGATAAATTTAAAGAATACCTCGCCAAGGTTCCCAATGGAGAAATGGCTCCCCAGGCCAAAGCCCATCTTGCCAAACTTTAGATGGGCTCAAGTGTTTGTCCTGTAATTTAAACCCATCTCGTGTTGTTCCTTATAGCTATTTTAAAATAATAAAGGCTATCATTTCCGCTTTCCCCACCAATCCCTCTCCCTCCCACCATTCCAATCCCCTTCCGTCATTCCCGCGGAAGCGGGAATCCAGGGGTCAAAAATCACCGCCTGTTGCGGTAATGGCTTAAATGATTTATGAAATATTCAAGTGATTTGTAGAATGCACCACAAGATCATTTGGTTTATGGAGGGGTTTTTTGGTTTAAACACAAAGGGGATTTTTTTAGAAAATGAAGATTGTAGCGAGATTTTTTTGGTTTGAGTGGAAAATTCCCTTCCTCATTCCCTTTTAATTTGGGAAACGGAGTGGTTTCATTTAGAAAGGGATGTAAAAACACCTGTTCAAAAAAGTTAATCCTCAAGAAGGATTAACTTTTCACGAAGGGCATATTTCACAAGACCCACACGGTTTCGTACTTTGATTTTCCGCATGAGTCTTACTGTGTGGGTGTCAACGGTTTTGGTGCTGATATTTAATTGTGATGCCACGGTTTTGACGGTATTCCCGTTTGCTAGAAGCTTTAAAACCTCAATTTCTCTTTCCGTAAGGTTTTCGCTTCCTTCCTTCCTGGGACGACCGACCTTTCTTTTTTCTTTAAGTTTTTTAGTAATCATTTTATTTTAGAGTCCCTTAAAGTTTCAATATACATTGATTAAACACTAAGCAATTTTTTTTGAATATAAGGGGAATGTCAAAAAAAGTCAATAGGAAATAGGCAGAAATTTGACATGTTGTCTCTGTGAAGAGGTAAGTTTTTATCTTTTATCAATTAATATAAAGGTAAATTTTGTCCGAAAATGGATTAAAAAGCCAATTTTCTGTCTCTTTAAACTTATTCCGGTAGGATTAATTGGGAAAAGGAGATGAGAAATAAAAAAGGCCACTCTTCAGTGGCCTTTTATTTTAAGATATAAAATTAGTGATTGGATGCGGGGGGGCGCAAGGACCGGTGGAGAAGCAATATAGAGGCATTGGAGCCCCCTGTTTTTGAGGTTTTATTTGATATGATTGGGTAACGGTCAAGATTTTATCTGACAGTCACCCTGTGTCCGTTAAATTAAATTATATCCAGCAGCACTTCTTGTATTTCTTCCCGCTTCCGCAGGGGCAGGGTTGGTTCCTCCCGACTTTTAAGGACTTCGCAGGCATCCTTTTGGGCTCGACCGGCGTTTTCGTGACGGAAGGGTCGGTATCAAAGCTTTTGTATTCTTCTTCCCGGGCTTTTTCCTCCCTTTTGGCCAGGGAATCTGCCTCCTCATCTCTGCCAAGCTCCCTGAGCAGGGGAATAAGGCGTTCAAGCACCCCCTCCCTGTCATAACTGAGTGGATCCCTTAAAGCGTATGCGCGGTTATAGAGCTCAATCGCCCTTTCGGTCTCTTTTAATGCACAAAAGGCATCGCCCGATTTAATCATCACCCAAACATCGTCATCAAACCGCTCGAGGTTCTCGGTTATCCTTTTAAGGGCCTCCTCTCGCCTTCCGGCCTCTGCGAGTATAATTCCCATATCGCCAAGAAAATTGTCCGGAGAATGAATCTCGGCAAAAAGACTGCCTACTTCAACCGCCTCATCGATCAATCCTCCATGGTCATTCAGCGAAAGAGGAAGACCCACCAGCCATCCGGTAAAGTCAAATTCTGCCTTCTGCACGATCTCGTCGAACAAATCCTTGTCCGGTGTGCCGTCGGCTTTCAAAATGAACTCATAGACCCGCTTTGCAAGGAGATACTGCTCTTCGAGCGTCTTTTTATAGCCGCTTCGATCCCGCCTGCCAGGCCTTTCAAATCTCTTTAAAGCCTCATCAAGGACGGTGATAAATTTGTCAACACTTATCTGATCCATCAATTTCCCCCAATATGAAAATGCACCAGTTCGTCGAGAAGCGAAGTTTTCCTAAGCTCGAAATTTTTGACGGTAAAGTCGCTGCGGGATATATTTCCCTGAGCAAAACCCCAGAAGCAGGCAAATCTAACAAGGCACCTTATCGCATAACATCTTCTGACCACCCTTCCTTTGAGGAAAAAGGAGTCTCAGGCGCTTCATCGATTGCGTTGGGAAAGGCCTTGATAAACAGATCCTCGTAAAATGAGCAGGGCCTTAAGATATCTCCGTATTTCTGAAGCACAAAGAGGGTATAGAGAAAAGAGTTCTGTACAATGTGAAGTTCCGGATAGCGGTCATTAAAGCCCCAATTGAATTTCCGCGTGTATGCCTTGAGAAGCTCGATGACCGCTTTTCCATTCATGCCCTTGTGCGAAACCTCCTGACCCGCTTTTGTTAGTATGAACTTGCCCCTGGCTTTCCTGATAAAACCAGCCATCCCAGCAACGATGCGTACCGTGTGCAACTCCATGAAATCCGCTTCGGTCATTATCCTAAAGTATTTCAATCGCTCTCTGGATTCTTCTTCTCCGAAGTACTCAAGCGCAGCGTCTCTGCAAAGATTGCGCGGAAGGTTTCCCTTGATGGTCGATTTCAAGCCCTTACTTTTATTGCATTGGCGGATGAGAAACAAAAAAAGCTTAATGAAAGATGATTCAGCAAAGCTCTTGATATTAGGGGAGAACTCGATCAGGGAGCTGCTTTCAAAGGGAAAATATAAGAAACGGAACATCTGCTCTTTGGATAGCCCTGAGAAAGCCTCGACCGGTGTCGTATTGCGGTCCCTCATGATCCAGTCCAGCTCGGTATTTAACGCCTCAATGGACGGAAACGTCCTTTTGCCGAGGGCGGATTGAATGTAAGATTTGAGTTCATTTAAGGGCGAGGCCGTATCATTTCTGATGAGGCAGCATTCATTGAATATTTTTCCGCTTCCGCAGGGGCAGCCCGTGCCCGCAAAATAGGCCACGATTTAGAACCTCCTTGGCTGGCCTGACATTATACAGAAATCACCCATTTGATGGTAGAGCAATAAAGTGTGATCATTCCGTATCCGATTCTATCCGGAATAGGGGACGGCATGGGACCTTTATCCGAAGAACTCGTGGAGAAGACCTGGCGGGAGGTTGCGGGCCTCAGCCCTGTCCGGGCCCACAACAAAATGTTCGAGGTTATCTAATTCCAGCCAGACCTTCCGGTATTTCTGATAGAATCCACGGAAGAGCGGCACCAAAAGGTTCGGCAGCTTGGGAGTATTTGTTTTTCTGTAGCTGGAAATCGTGCTCGTCATCTCTTTTTCTCGTTTTTCGTTTGCCCCATTATGGGTGTATGTTATAATGAGCGTTATCTTGTAAGCTGGGCGGCAAAAAGATGTGTGGGATTGCCTTCTATGGATACCAAGATCCAATTCATTGTTAGTAAATTAAAACATCGTCTCGACAAGATATATGGGGCTCGCCTTCGGAAACTGATCCTGTATGGCTCACATGCAAGGGGCGAGGCCATCGCAGGATCGGATATTGATGTCCTGCTCATCCTGGATGAGTGTCGTGACTTTTGGTCTGAGTTCGAAAAGATCGAGGATCTCACCAGCCAAATTTCTCTGGAACATGATATCGTCGTTTCGGTCTTTCCGATGTCGGAAAGAGACTATCAGGAACGGCAGACGCCATTTCTGCTGAATGTCCGGCGCGAAGGGATGCTGGTCCCATGAGGCCAGAGCTTAATGAACTGGTCTCAAAGTCCCGTGAGAGCCTAGATGCGGCAGAAGTTCTGTTCCAACATAAGTTTTATGGCTTTGCTGCCGCCCGAGCCTACTATGCCATGTTCTATCTTTCCGAGGCTGCACTTCTGGGAAAAGGGCTGACCTATTCAAAGCATAGCGCAGTCATCGGGGCGTTTGGCCAGCACTTTACAAAAACGGGGCTGGTGGATACAAAGTATCACCGGTATCTGAAGAGTGCCTACGATAAAAGAGCCGTTGGCGATTACGCGGTTGGTGTCCATGTTTCAGAAAAAGCCGCAAGCGAAACAATTGGACAGGCCAAAGAATTTATGAGTGTCATACTACGATACTTAGAAAGCCAGGAAAAGCCTACCTAAGATCCATGGGGGAGGGTCGGACCAAGCTAAGTGTTTGATATGAAAGATTAAGCATCTAAAATATGGGCGTTTTTGTGGCTTGGAACCTCCTTTTTACCCGCAAAAAGATGGCTGTAAGAGGAATCCCGGCTTTCGAATTTCATTTTTTTGTCCTTGGCAAATTTGAGAAGAAATTTTTTATATGACACCGGTGGGTGATAATCCAGACACATTGGGGATTAATATAATGTCGGTTGGCCCTGGACATACGGATTCCTTAAAACGCGCTTTTTAACCCCAAAAAGATCTGTTTAAGCCCAAATTTGGCCCCCATTATTTACTTCTTTTATAAATAATTCAATTCCTACCTTGGTCCGACCCCGGGTTTGCCGGGCTCGCTTTAATTTCTTCATTGACTGAAGTATATGATGATCATATACTTCAGTTTTAATGGATCATTTCGATGTCCTTTCAAAGTGCATTGGATTTGAATGGGATAAACATAATTCAGAGAAAATTTGGCAAAAGCACAGGGTCACCCCCTCTGAGTGCGAAGAAGGATTTTTCAATCGGCCCCTCATCGTTAAGGACGACACAAAACATTCAGAGAAAGAGTCCCGTTATTACAGCCTTGGTCATTCGGATTCGGGCAGACTTTTATTTAATGTCTTTACCGTTCGAAGGGACAAAATCCGTGTCATTTCGGCAAGGAACGTGAATCACAAAGAAAGGAAGGTGTACAAATCTTATGAAGAAGAAAGTTCCTAAATTCAAGAGCGAAGATGAGGAAGGGGAGTTTTGGGCAACCCATGACTCAACCGAGTTTGTCGATTGGAAAAAGGGAAAAAGGGCTGTGCTTCCCAACCTCAAGCCCTCCATAAAAACCATTTCCTTAAGGCTTCCGGAATCGATGCTCGAGGAGCTGAAGCTTCTGGCCAACAAACGGGATGTCCCCTACCAATCTCTCCTGAAAATATTTCTTTCCGAAAGGATTCAGAAAGAATTAAAGGCAAGTTAATCATTGCCCCCTTCGATGGAATCACTTTCATAGTTAGCCTTGCCACTGGGATATAGCCTCGTTCATGAGGAAACCGGACAAACAATTATAATAAGATGATCTTCGCCTTTTATGGTTAGAATCAACTAGCGGGGGACAGAATCGTTCGCTGAAACTAATTTCAATTATCCCAGTAAATTTTTATAGACACAAAAACTTGGATAAGTCTGGAGGGAAAACCAAATATTTTTAATGGGAATCTAAGGAAAGGAGGATTGCAATTTAATGAAGGGAAATTAAATCTAAAAGTTGTGACAAGTTTTAA from Nitrospiria bacterium includes these protein-coding regions:
- a CDS encoding LuxR C-terminal-related transcriptional regulator, giving the protein MITKKLKEKRKVGRPRKEGSENLTEREIEVLKLLANGNTVKTVASQLNISTKTVDTHTVRLMRKIKVRNRVGLVKYALREKLILLED
- a CDS encoding SEC-C metal-binding domain-containing protein, which gives rise to MDQISVDKFITVLDEALKRFERPGRRDRSGYKKTLEEQYLLAKRVYEFILKADGTPDKDLFDEIVQKAEFDFTGWLVGLPLSLNDHGGLIDEAVEVGSLFAEIHSPDNFLGDMGIILAEAGRREEALKRITENLERFDDDVWVMIKSGDAFCALKETERAIELYNRAYALRDPLSYDREGVLERLIPLLRELGRDEEADSLAKREEKAREEEYKSFDTDPSVTKTPVEPKRMPAKSLKVGRNQPCPCGSGKKYKKCCWI
- a CDS encoding nucleotidyltransferase domain-containing protein translates to MDTKIQFIVSKLKHRLDKIYGARLRKLILYGSHARGEAIAGSDIDVLLILDECRDFWSEFEKIEDLTSQISLEHDIVVSVFPMSERDYQERQTPFLLNVRREGMLVP
- a CDS encoding HEPN domain-containing protein, coding for MRPELNELVSKSRESLDAAEVLFQHKFYGFAAARAYYAMFYLSEAALLGKGLTYSKHSAVIGAFGQHFTKTGLVDTKYHRYLKSAYDKRAVGDYAVGVHVSEKAASETIGQAKEFMSVILRYLESQEKPT
- a CDS encoding BrnT family toxin, translating into MDHFDVLSKCIGFEWDKHNSEKIWQKHRVTPSECEEGFFNRPLIVKDDTKHSEKESRYYSLGHSDSGRLLFNVFTVRRDKIRVISARNVNHKERKVYKSYEEESS
- a CDS encoding BrnA antitoxin family protein, producing MKKKVPKFKSEDEEGEFWATHDSTEFVDWKKGKRAVLPNLKPSIKTISLRLPESMLEELKLLANKRDVPYQSLLKIFLSERIQKELKAS